The proteins below are encoded in one region of Buttiauxella gaviniae:
- the flgC gene encoding flagellar basal body rod protein FlgC, which produces MAFTDIYRVSSSAMTAQTVRLNTIASNMANADAASASEETVYKARRPVFASIYQNSQLAGNNAMAGARVQIMDVVETGQATQRYEPNHPMANNQGYVYYPDINVVEEMADMMSASRGFETSAEVLSSVKSMQQSLLRLGEV; this is translated from the coding sequence ATGGCTTTTACGGACATCTATCGAGTTTCCAGTTCTGCAATGACGGCGCAAACCGTCAGGCTGAACACCATCGCCAGTAATATGGCCAACGCCGATGCCGCATCGGCAAGCGAAGAGACGGTGTATAAAGCGCGCCGTCCGGTTTTCGCCTCCATCTACCAGAACAGCCAACTGGCCGGGAACAACGCTATGGCGGGTGCCCGCGTACAGATTATGGACGTGGTAGAAACCGGCCAGGCAACCCAACGCTATGAACCCAACCATCCGATGGCCAACAATCAGGGTTATGTCTATTACCCGGATATTAACGTCGTGGAAGAGATGGCCGACATGATGTCTGCCTCTCGCGGGTTTGAAACCAGCGCGGAAGTGCTGAGCAGCGTCAAAAGTATGCAGCAAAGCCTGCTGCGCCTGGGCGAGGTGTAA
- the fliH gene encoding flagellar assembly protein FliH has product MSQQSKSLFAKPLAANATARPRVHKFPPLHRNRHMLDGGQGDAGFAAPFMDNASLQQQLADGFQEGMKQGFEQGLEEGRGEGYQEGVRLGFDEGLRKGHDEGKLAGRQLFIDAAQPLDGVTGELKQYLADYETRRRDELLQLVEKVSRQVIRCELTLHPTQLLTLVEEAIGSLAKTPEQIKVCLNAEEFRRISEAEPERAREWGLSADPQMLPGECRVITETTEMDIGCQHRLQQCVDVLKETLLPDAQDA; this is encoded by the coding sequence ATGAGTCAGCAGAGCAAATCACTTTTTGCCAAACCGCTTGCCGCAAACGCCACGGCACGCCCACGGGTGCATAAATTCCCGCCGCTTCATCGCAACCGCCACATGCTTGACGGTGGGCAGGGCGATGCCGGTTTTGCCGCGCCGTTTATGGATAACGCCAGCCTGCAACAACAGCTTGCTGATGGTTTTCAGGAAGGCATGAAACAGGGGTTTGAGCAGGGGCTGGAAGAAGGGCGCGGCGAAGGGTACCAGGAAGGCGTGCGTTTAGGTTTTGATGAAGGGCTACGCAAAGGCCACGACGAAGGCAAACTGGCGGGGCGGCAATTGTTTATTGATGCCGCGCAACCGCTGGACGGCGTGACCGGCGAGCTTAAACAGTACCTCGCCGACTATGAAACCCGTCGGCGCGATGAGCTGCTTCAACTGGTGGAAAAAGTCTCCCGCCAGGTGATTCGCTGCGAACTGACGCTGCACCCAACGCAATTGCTGACGCTGGTAGAAGAGGCGATCGGCAGCCTTGCGAAAACGCCGGAACAGATAAAAGTCTGCCTGAATGCAGAAGAGTTTCGTCGCATCAGCGAGGCGGAACCCGAACGTGCCCGTGAATGGGGTCTGAGCGCCGACCCGCAGATGCTGCCGGGTGAATGCCGCGTGATAACGGAAACCACGGAAATGGACATCGGTTGCCAGCATCGCCTGCAACAGTGCGTAGATGTTCTGAAAGAGACGCTGTTGCCGGACGCGCAGGATGCATAA
- the flgM gene encoding flagellar biosynthesis anti-sigma factor FlgM, which yields MKINQNHYAPIQSTQASQATKELSETKASAPLRSAPIAAVDPVLGDAQKALQNLPEIDMDRVAEMKQALSNGQLHVNLDDLTLSIQKYFQR from the coding sequence ATGAAAATTAACCAAAACCATTACGCGCCGATCCAGTCGACTCAGGCAAGCCAGGCCACCAAAGAGCTTTCTGAAACCAAAGCCTCTGCGCCGTTGCGTAGCGCGCCGATTGCCGCGGTAGATCCGGTGCTGGGCGATGCGCAAAAAGCGCTGCAAAACCTGCCAGAAATCGACATGGATCGTGTCGCCGAAATGAAACAGGCGCTCAGCAACGGGCAGTTGCACGTCAATCTTGATGACCTGACGCTCTCCATTCAAAAATATTTTCAACGGTAA
- the fliJ gene encoding flagellar export protein FliJ, whose product MPKTIRTLEQLVQMRARTVKDLTGKVSTQRQLCQRYENNIQALNNLAIAPGGSGNTHAAMMTNQAHYKKNIQRIINWQKQEQALADMKMQELQQNLLHEARRERGYQLVLEQRQDKFAVEEARKDQKTTDAMSAQSWMRNRRGG is encoded by the coding sequence ATGCCAAAAACCATCAGAACGCTTGAACAACTGGTCCAGATGCGCGCCCGCACGGTGAAAGATCTCACCGGGAAAGTCTCAACTCAACGCCAGCTCTGCCAGCGCTATGAAAATAACATTCAGGCGCTCAATAACCTGGCGATTGCCCCTGGCGGTAGCGGAAATACCCACGCGGCGATGATGACCAACCAGGCGCACTACAAGAAAAATATTCAGCGCATCATCAACTGGCAAAAGCAGGAGCAGGCGCTTGCGGATATGAAAATGCAGGAGCTGCAACAGAATTTATTGCATGAAGCGCGGCGTGAACGGGGGTATCAACTGGTGCTGGAGCAGCGGCAAGATAAATTTGCCGTGGAAGAGGCGAGAAAAGATCAGAAAACCACCGACGCGATGTCCGCTCAAAGCTGGATGCGTAACAGGCGCGGCGGGTAA
- the flgA gene encoding flagellar basal body P-ring formation chaperone FlgA → MRKNIFRLIFVGLSMACVSAQATVDSSKQIDTGVRKAAQKEISEIAQHQGFGKYALQLDVVIPPEAASLAPCPKTPAVAPGANSKRTLYRLRYEVTCPGVQDWKLNVAVKTAITLPVITAVNALERGRVIDAQDVVLRPQDIAPLNGQFFTAPQEVIGQIVKRRVSESQIITGSLLEQPVMVERGQSVLMVASHQGIEASTTGEAMKQGRKGEVIRVRNISSQRTVDAIVVAPGEVRILTPTR, encoded by the coding sequence ATGCGGAAAAACATCTTCCGCCTGATTTTTGTCGGGCTGAGTATGGCTTGCGTTAGCGCACAGGCTACGGTGGATTCCAGTAAGCAGATTGACACCGGGGTGCGAAAAGCCGCTCAGAAAGAGATTAGCGAAATAGCGCAGCATCAGGGCTTCGGGAAATACGCCCTGCAACTGGACGTGGTGATCCCCCCGGAAGCCGCATCGCTCGCGCCTTGCCCTAAAACCCCTGCCGTTGCACCTGGCGCTAACAGCAAACGCACGCTGTACCGCCTGCGGTATGAAGTCACCTGCCCCGGCGTTCAGGACTGGAAGCTCAACGTCGCGGTCAAAACGGCGATTACCCTGCCGGTGATTACCGCTGTAAATGCTCTGGAACGCGGGCGGGTGATTGATGCTCAGGATGTGGTGTTACGCCCGCAGGATATTGCCCCGCTTAACGGGCAGTTTTTCACCGCGCCGCAAGAGGTCATCGGCCAAATCGTCAAGCGCCGAGTCTCTGAATCGCAAATTATTACCGGCAGCCTGTTAGAACAGCCGGTGATGGTAGAGCGCGGGCAAAGTGTGCTGATGGTTGCCAGCCATCAGGGCATTGAGGCCAGTACTACGGGAGAGGCGATGAAACAGGGGCGCAAAGGGGAAGTGATTCGCGTGCGTAATATCAGCAGCCAGCGTACCGTCGACGCCATTGTCGTCGCCCCTGGCGAAGTGCGGATTCTGACGCCAACCCGCTGA
- a CDS encoding flagellar hook-basal body complex protein FliE, whose product MDKIQALAVSPAQLSMLQQLQQSAMVASQGIIAPAQHLGGAMSVSSASGSFSQMMNEAVNGVDAMQHTAAAKQTAVEMGYSDDLTGAMVESQKAGVAFSAMVQVRNKLTSALDEVLNMAV is encoded by the coding sequence ATGGATAAAATTCAGGCGCTTGCCGTTTCCCCTGCACAACTTTCGATGCTGCAACAACTGCAGCAAAGCGCCATGGTGGCCTCACAAGGGATCATTGCGCCCGCGCAACACCTCGGGGGCGCAATGTCTGTCTCCTCCGCATCGGGTTCTTTTAGCCAAATGATGAATGAAGCCGTAAACGGTGTGGATGCCATGCAGCATACGGCTGCGGCGAAACAGACCGCGGTCGAAATGGGCTACAGCGATGATTTAACCGGTGCGATGGTGGAAAGCCAAAAAGCCGGCGTTGCTTTTTCGGCGATGGTGCAGGTGCGCAATAAGCTCACTTCTGCCCTCGACGAAGTGCTGAACATGGCTGTGTAA
- a CDS encoding FliM/FliN family flagellar motor switch protein: MSNQNDLSIDFNLDEIDLPEAAGQEAEVAAPKPAEQAATESRSEQLRKMALFSRIPVNLTLEVASVSISLAELMTITNDSVIELDKMAGEPLDLKVNGIQFGKAEVVVLNDKYGLRIIEFSNHDLGKLTQ, encoded by the coding sequence ATGAGTAATCAAAATGACCTGTCCATTGATTTTAATCTGGACGAAATCGATTTACCGGAAGCTGCGGGACAAGAAGCTGAAGTTGCCGCCCCCAAACCTGCTGAACAGGCGGCGACCGAAAGCCGCAGCGAACAACTGCGCAAAATGGCGCTGTTTAGCCGCATTCCTGTCAATCTGACGCTGGAAGTGGCGTCGGTCAGTATTTCATTGGCTGAGCTGATGACCATCACCAACGATAGCGTGATTGAGCTGGATAAAATGGCGGGTGAGCCGCTGGATCTCAAGGTCAACGGCATTCAGTTCGGTAAAGCCGAAGTGGTGGTGCTTAACGATAAGTACGGCCTGCGTATTATTGAATTTAGCAACCATGATTTAGGCAAACTGACGCAATGA
- the fliI gene encoding flagellar protein export ATPase FliI: protein MHKLDFEQALKSIDNINLARVAGRLVRVNGLLLECVGCVLAIGQYCQIESVDGSLMDAQVVGFDREITCLMPFKHPVGLIAGAKVYPVEKEESVLIGMQWLGRVVNGLGEPLDQKGKLQGDTPLARNIAQIHPLTRRSVDEPLDVGVRAINGLLTIGKGQRVGLMAGSGVGKSVLLGMVTRYTRADVVVVGLIGERGREVKEFIEHSLGESGLAKSVIVAAPADESPLMRLKATELCHAIASYYRDRGLDVLLLVDSLTRYAMAQREIALSLGEPPATKGYPPSAFGLIPKLVESAGNSEGQGTMTAIYTVLAEGDDQQDPIVDCARAVLDGHIVLSRHLAEAGHYPAIDISQSISRCMSLVTSRDHQRDARTLKQLYGEYMNIKPMLPLGGYVAGSDPLVDRAVGMAPAIHHFLQQEVSLAATLENTLEDLQTLVAR, encoded by the coding sequence ATGCATAAGCTCGATTTTGAACAAGCCCTTAAATCCATTGACAATATTAACCTCGCGCGTGTCGCCGGGCGCCTGGTGCGGGTCAACGGCCTGCTGCTGGAATGCGTCGGCTGCGTGTTGGCTATCGGCCAGTATTGCCAGATAGAGAGCGTTGACGGCAGCCTGATGGATGCTCAGGTGGTGGGTTTTGATCGCGAAATTACCTGCCTGATGCCGTTTAAGCACCCCGTGGGTTTAATCGCCGGAGCGAAAGTTTATCCGGTGGAAAAAGAAGAGTCGGTGCTGATCGGTATGCAGTGGCTGGGGCGGGTGGTTAACGGCCTGGGCGAACCGCTCGATCAAAAAGGCAAACTGCAGGGCGACACACCCCTTGCCCGCAATATCGCCCAGATTCACCCGCTGACCCGACGCTCCGTTGACGAACCTTTAGACGTTGGCGTGCGCGCCATTAACGGCTTGCTCACCATCGGCAAAGGCCAGCGCGTGGGGCTGATGGCGGGCAGCGGCGTCGGGAAAAGCGTCCTGCTCGGCATGGTCACTCGCTATACCCGCGCCGATGTGGTTGTGGTCGGGCTTATCGGCGAGCGTGGCCGCGAAGTAAAAGAGTTTATCGAACACTCGCTGGGCGAAAGCGGCCTGGCGAAATCGGTGATTGTTGCCGCTCCGGCGGATGAATCTCCGCTGATGCGCCTGAAAGCCACCGAACTGTGCCACGCGATTGCCAGCTATTACCGTGACCGGGGATTAGATGTTTTGCTCCTGGTCGATTCCCTGACGCGTTACGCGATGGCGCAGCGTGAAATTGCGCTCTCCCTCGGCGAACCTCCGGCCACCAAAGGCTATCCGCCTTCTGCGTTCGGGCTGATCCCAAAGCTTGTGGAAAGCGCGGGAAATAGCGAAGGGCAGGGCACGATGACGGCCATTTATACCGTTCTGGCTGAAGGTGACGATCAACAAGATCCGATCGTTGACTGCGCGCGTGCGGTGCTGGACGGGCACATTGTGTTGTCCCGGCATCTTGCAGAAGCGGGGCACTATCCGGCCATCGATATTTCCCAGTCGATTAGCCGCTGTATGTCGCTGGTAACCAGCCGCGATCACCAGCGTGATGCCCGCACCCTAAAACAGCTCTACGGCGAATATATGAATATTAAGCCGATGTTACCCCTTGGGGGCTACGTCGCCGGAAGCGATCCGCTGGTGGATCGTGCCGTAGGAATGGCGCCCGCCATCCACCATTTTTTACAACAGGAAGTTAGCCTCGCGGCAACGCTTGAAAATACCCTCGAGGATTTGCAGACGCTTGTCGCCCGGTAA
- a CDS encoding flagellar motor switch protein FliM, which produces MQNASQRIRVYQANDCPELTRLDVSKLGRAYHKIPKIISAQFDNIEARLGIFFLKKYRLNALLHNMTFDIDCHCKNAQIFSTPHGSIGFDINRKFLLSILHTYYGLSKEGNPVSLDLTQSVTKTEERLKIKLGHELLQLIMVKEILNETLELKNDYTSVIHQWPYTVRFWLEGYDEYCFSILLDAHHVDLLLASSRAENESNEPQVKNLSSEQIEHMFTNMPLTLTGRLVSINLTVAQLLNIGPGDIIPVSLNEPLPVFIENEQIFSSVVAEERGRLYLSEFNDKTPEMKYE; this is translated from the coding sequence ATGCAGAATGCATCGCAAAGAATTCGTGTTTATCAGGCAAATGATTGCCCTGAACTCACGCGACTGGACGTCAGCAAACTAGGCCGGGCTTATCATAAGATACCCAAAATTATCAGCGCTCAATTTGATAACATTGAAGCCAGGCTGGGTATTTTCTTTCTAAAGAAATACCGCCTCAATGCCCTGCTGCATAACATGACATTTGATATTGATTGTCATTGCAAAAATGCACAAATTTTTTCCACGCCGCATGGCAGTATTGGCTTCGATATTAATCGAAAGTTTTTACTGAGCATTCTGCATACCTATTACGGGCTGAGCAAAGAAGGCAATCCTGTCTCTTTAGATCTCACTCAATCGGTAACCAAAACAGAAGAGCGTTTAAAAATAAAACTTGGCCATGAGCTGTTACAGCTAATCATGGTAAAGGAGATATTAAATGAAACGCTGGAGCTGAAAAACGATTATACCTCCGTCATTCATCAGTGGCCTTATACGGTTCGCTTTTGGCTGGAAGGTTATGATGAATATTGTTTTTCAATTTTGTTGGATGCCCATCATGTTGATTTGCTGCTCGCCAGTTCGCGTGCAGAAAATGAAAGCAATGAGCCGCAGGTAAAAAACCTCTCTTCTGAACAGATTGAGCATATGTTTACCAATATGCCGTTGACCTTAACGGGCCGCCTGGTATCCATCAACCTGACCGTTGCTCAACTTTTAAATATCGGACCGGGGGACATTATTCCCGTTTCGCTAAATGAACCGTTGCCGGTTTTTATTGAAAATGAACAGATTTTTAGCTCAGTCGTCGCTGAAGAACGAGGACGGTTATATCTATCTGAATTTAATGATAAGACGCCAGAGATGAAGTATGAGTAA
- a CDS encoding flagellar motor switch protein FliG yields the protein MSEITQPQPQPNKTNRSPANGANSGRSRLEQAAILLLSVGEEAAATVMAKLSREEVVRVSETMARLHGIKVTHARNAMNNFFQDYREQSGINGASRNYLKNILDKALGSEISRSVINGIYGDEVRYRMARLQWVDTPQLASLIDQEHLQLQAVFLAFLPPDVAAGVLSCLEASRRDEIIYRIARLDDVNRDVIDELDRIIERGVAVLSEHGSKLVGIKHAADIVNRIPSNQQELLEQLRIRDEDVVNELKDQMYEFFILSRQTPAVLQRLMDEIPIEDWAVALKGTEPVLRQAIYSAMPKRQVQLLQSTGTRLGPVPASRVEQVRKEIMATVRELAEEGEIQVRLFSELTME from the coding sequence ATGAGCGAAATAACGCAGCCACAGCCGCAACCAAACAAGACTAATCGCAGCCCGGCAAATGGGGCTAACAGCGGGCGCAGCCGTCTCGAGCAGGCCGCGATTTTACTGCTGAGCGTGGGCGAAGAAGCGGCGGCAACGGTGATGGCGAAATTAAGCCGCGAAGAAGTGGTGCGCGTCAGTGAAACCATGGCGCGCCTGCACGGGATTAAAGTCACCCACGCCCGTAATGCCATGAATAATTTCTTTCAGGATTACCGTGAGCAGAGCGGCATTAACGGCGCGTCACGTAATTACCTGAAAAATATCCTCGATAAAGCGCTGGGGAGCGAAATCTCCCGCAGCGTGATCAACGGTATTTATGGGGACGAAGTGCGTTACCGCATGGCGCGGCTGCAATGGGTCGATACCCCGCAGCTCGCAAGCCTGATTGACCAGGAGCACTTACAGCTTCAGGCCGTTTTCCTGGCGTTCCTGCCGCCTGACGTGGCGGCGGGCGTATTAAGCTGCCTGGAAGCGTCCCGCCGGGATGAAATCATCTACCGCATCGCGCGTCTGGATGATGTGAACCGCGACGTGATTGACGAGCTGGATCGCATTATCGAACGCGGCGTGGCGGTGCTTTCCGAGCACGGTTCCAAACTGGTGGGAATTAAACACGCGGCGGACATCGTGAACCGCATTCCATCCAATCAGCAGGAACTGCTTGAGCAACTGCGCATTCGCGATGAAGACGTGGTAAACGAACTCAAAGATCAGATGTACGAATTCTTTATTCTGAGCCGCCAGACGCCAGCGGTGCTGCAACGTCTGATGGACGAAATCCCTATCGAGGACTGGGCGGTGGCGCTGAAAGGCACCGAGCCGGTTCTGCGCCAGGCGATTTACAGCGCGATGCCAAAACGCCAGGTTCAACTGCTGCAAAGCACCGGCACGCGTTTAGGCCCGGTGCCTGCAAGCCGCGTCGAGCAGGTGCGCAAAGAGATTATGGCGACCGTGCGTGAACTGGCCGAAGAGGGTGAGATTCAGGTGCGTCTCTTCTCTGAACTGACGATGGAGTAA
- the fliF gene encoding flagellar basal-body MS-ring/collar protein FliF, which produces MIDKLKQKFPMNFETGLTGNKKNMLLGAAGLVLASAIVTSLWMTNHNYVALFGSQENIPVKQVVDVLGSQAIDYRIDPASGIIMVDNGKLAKARMALAEQGVTAIMPGGYELMDKDELLGSSQFIQNVRYKRSIEGELAQSIMGLDPVESARVHLGLMESSSFVLTNQPESSGSVMVRLRPGKQLNDQQVLAIVQLVAGSVPGLNAGEVRVVDQNGNLLSEGVETGSSQIAGISKVRDISQQIKGETEKNIANLLNSLVGQGNFRTSVVPKVDFSAIEETQERYAGDPRISDESVNQENTTDEMAMGIPGSLSNRAPTAAPAAAGQPGAAPAASTTSTTNPQALSSRSQTQRKYAYDRDVRHIRHPSYTLEKMSIAVVLNQDAPALAKWTPEQFTALNKLIADAAGVDAKRGDSLTIDRMVFTPTNALDTPLIKWWQDPDIRDWGQMGGIGFLALLLLLLGVRPLARRYSTSPERQISALEAENSGVLLEGDTSSDDDSLVQALPKSSFQVEDNLPPQSSGLETKVEFLQTLAQSETERVAEVLKQWINSNERNNAATAATKQD; this is translated from the coding sequence GTGATTGATAAATTAAAACAAAAATTCCCGATGAACTTCGAAACAGGGTTAACGGGAAATAAAAAAAACATGCTCCTGGGGGCGGCGGGGCTGGTCCTCGCCAGCGCCATCGTCACCTCGTTGTGGATGACCAACCACAACTATGTCGCTCTGTTTGGTTCTCAGGAAAATATTCCGGTAAAACAAGTTGTTGATGTGCTCGGCAGCCAGGCGATTGATTATCGAATCGACCCTGCCAGCGGCATCATCATGGTGGACAACGGCAAACTGGCGAAAGCGCGCATGGCGCTGGCGGAGCAGGGCGTGACCGCGATCATGCCTGGCGGCTATGAGCTTATGGATAAAGACGAGCTTCTCGGCAGCAGCCAGTTCATCCAGAACGTACGTTACAAACGCAGCATCGAAGGCGAACTGGCGCAAAGCATCATGGGGCTCGACCCGGTGGAATCCGCGCGGGTGCATTTGGGGCTGATGGAGTCCAGCTCATTCGTGCTGACCAACCAACCGGAAAGCAGCGGCTCGGTTATGGTGCGCCTGCGTCCTGGCAAACAGCTTAACGACCAGCAGGTGCTGGCGATTGTGCAACTGGTCGCCGGAAGCGTGCCGGGCCTGAATGCAGGCGAAGTGCGCGTTGTCGATCAAAACGGCAATCTCTTGTCCGAAGGGGTTGAAACCGGCAGCAGCCAGATTGCGGGTATCAGCAAAGTTCGCGACATCAGCCAGCAGATCAAAGGCGAAACCGAAAAGAACATTGCTAACCTGCTCAACTCGTTAGTCGGGCAGGGTAATTTCCGCACAAGTGTTGTGCCGAAGGTAGATTTTAGCGCCATCGAAGAGACGCAGGAGCGCTATGCAGGCGATCCGCGCATTAGCGACGAAAGCGTGAATCAGGAAAACACCACCGACGAAATGGCGATGGGCATTCCGGGTTCGCTGAGCAACCGCGCGCCAACCGCTGCGCCTGCTGCTGCGGGCCAGCCTGGGGCAGCGCCAGCCGCATCGACAACCTCCACAACGAACCCGCAAGCGCTCTCCAGCCGCAGCCAGACGCAGCGTAAATACGCTTACGATCGCGACGTTCGCCATATCCGCCATCCGTCTTACACGCTTGAAAAAATGAGCATCGCCGTGGTGCTAAACCAGGATGCCCCGGCGCTTGCGAAGTGGACGCCGGAACAATTTACCGCGCTGAATAAATTGATTGCCGATGCCGCCGGAGTGGACGCGAAACGTGGGGACTCCCTGACCATTGATCGGATGGTCTTTACCCCAACGAATGCCCTGGATACGCCGTTAATCAAATGGTGGCAGGACCCGGATATTCGCGATTGGGGTCAGATGGGCGGGATCGGCTTCCTGGCGCTGCTGTTATTGCTGCTCGGCGTGCGCCCTCTGGCGCGTCGTTACAGCACCTCCCCGGAGCGGCAGATTTCCGCTCTGGAAGCAGAAAACAGCGGCGTATTACTGGAAGGCGATACCTCCAGCGACGACGACTCTCTGGTGCAGGCATTGCCGAAGTCCTCCTTCCAGGTTGAGGATAATCTCCCGCCGCAAAGTTCAGGGCTTGAAACGAAAGTGGAATTCTTACAGACGCTGGCGCAAAGCGAAACCGAGCGCGTGGCTGAAGTGTTAAAACAATGGATAAACAGCAATGAGCGAAATAACGCAGCCACAGCCGCAACCAAACAAGACTAA
- a CDS encoding sigma-54 interaction domain-containing protein → MDSVTQDNFSDNHSFIAHAPASVNAFNLARRVAEFNVATIITGETGTGKECIARTIHHYSVGKNAPYVAVNCAAIPETMLESILFGHVKGAFTGAVSSMPGKFELANNGVLLLDEIGDMPLSLQAKLLRVLQEQEVERLGSHKKIPLDIRIIASTNKDLLTEIAEGRFRQDLYYRLAVVPIHVSPLRERPEDIIPLALNFIKKYQAGHAVNKTLSDDARFALLKYSWPGNIRELENVIQRGLILSGGEVIHACDLALTVNHIEPPALNSWVENVKPVTPVTDAIRGVKVHGRLAEYQYIIDLLKQHNGNKSQTAQSLGITPRALRYRLASMRGDGIDMGCYA, encoded by the coding sequence ATGGATAGCGTCACTCAGGATAACTTCTCAGATAACCACAGCTTTATCGCCCATGCGCCTGCGAGTGTAAATGCCTTTAATCTGGCGCGGCGCGTTGCCGAATTTAATGTTGCGACGATTATTACCGGTGAAACAGGAACCGGTAAAGAGTGTATTGCCCGCACCATTCATCATTATAGCGTGGGTAAAAATGCGCCCTATGTTGCGGTAAACTGCGCGGCAATTCCTGAGACGATGCTGGAATCTATTTTATTCGGCCACGTTAAAGGCGCTTTTACCGGGGCCGTGAGCAGCATGCCGGGTAAATTTGAGCTGGCAAATAACGGCGTATTATTGCTTGATGAAATTGGCGATATGCCGCTTAGCCTGCAGGCTAAATTACTGCGCGTATTGCAAGAGCAAGAAGTGGAACGCCTGGGAAGCCATAAAAAAATCCCTCTCGATATTCGTATTATCGCCTCTACCAATAAAGACTTGCTTACCGAAATTGCGGAAGGCCGTTTTCGCCAGGATTTATACTATCGTCTGGCCGTGGTGCCTATTCATGTTTCCCCCCTGCGCGAGCGACCAGAAGATATCATCCCGCTGGCTTTGAATTTTATAAAGAAATACCAGGCGGGGCATGCTGTCAATAAAACGCTCAGCGACGATGCACGCTTTGCATTATTAAAATATTCATGGCCGGGAAATATCCGAGAACTGGAAAACGTCATCCAGCGCGGGCTTATTCTGAGCGGCGGGGAAGTCATTCACGCCTGTGATTTAGCCCTGACGGTGAATCATATTGAACCGCCTGCGCTTAATTCATGGGTCGAGAATGTCAAACCTGTGACTCCCGTGACGGATGCCATTCGCGGCGTGAAAGTCCACGGTCGATTGGCTGAATATCAGTACATCATTGATTTACTTAAACAACACAACGGCAATAAATCACAAACCGCGCAATCGCTGGGCATCACGCCACGGGCATTGCGTTATCGCCTGGCCTCCATGCGCGGCGATGGAATTGATATGGGCTGCTACGCCTGA
- the flgN gene encoding flagellar export chaperone FlgN encodes MMTAGQRMTALLQDMVQDRQRYITLKNLLEEQRTLLLERNSEQLSRVNLELMEIYQQLTDCAATRQQSLQTLGFSADKAGLQQFIERLPQQHQGKISALWEDLQRNAELCQQLNERNGMVLHMQRQIMENVSQASEPADWIY; translated from the coding sequence ATGATGACAGCAGGCCAACGGATGACCGCTTTGTTACAGGATATGGTGCAGGACAGGCAGCGCTATATCACGCTGAAAAACTTGCTCGAAGAGCAACGCACGCTATTACTGGAGCGTAATAGTGAGCAACTAAGCCGCGTAAATCTGGAGTTAATGGAAATTTATCAGCAACTGACGGATTGCGCTGCAACGCGCCAACAATCTTTGCAAACGCTGGGATTTAGCGCAGATAAAGCCGGTTTACAGCAGTTTATTGAGCGCCTGCCCCAGCAGCATCAAGGGAAAATCAGCGCGCTTTGGGAAGATTTGCAGCGCAATGCAGAACTGTGCCAACAATTAAATGAACGTAACGGCATGGTTCTGCATATGCAGCGGCAGATTATGGAAAACGTCAGCCAGGCGAGTGAGCCGGCTGACTGGATATACTGA
- the flgB gene encoding flagellar basal body rod protein FlgB: MSISFDKALGVHPQALQLRLTRAELLSTNLANVDTPNFKAKDIDFAAQMQRSKQALFQNSGAEVKYRLPYQPSTDGNTVALDVEQAAFAKNSMDYQMSLTFLKMKFSGLRAAIEGK, from the coding sequence GTGAGCATTAGTTTTGACAAGGCATTAGGCGTTCATCCACAGGCGTTGCAGCTCAGACTGACCAGGGCAGAGCTGTTATCCACCAACCTCGCCAACGTGGATACCCCTAATTTCAAGGCTAAAGATATTGATTTTGCCGCGCAGATGCAACGTTCGAAGCAGGCGTTGTTTCAAAACAGCGGGGCAGAAGTGAAATATCGCCTGCCGTATCAACCGTCTACGGATGGCAATACGGTGGCGCTGGATGTGGAGCAAGCCGCATTCGCAAAGAACAGCATGGATTACCAAATGAGCCTGACATTTCTGAAAATGAAATTTTCAGGATTACGGGCTGCCATCGAAGGCAAATAA